The following proteins are co-located in the Rheinheimera salexigens genome:
- the apbC gene encoding iron-sulfur cluster carrier protein ApbC: protein MFNWFKSSKTTPLPAALQQFFQSWLVVGSDIILASVISQATLKDNKLTLTLALPLATIQPTLQQALNDAGFDYSLILNADYQAQPVFKKIKQVILIASGKGGVGKSTTAVNLACALALDGAKVGLLDADIYGPSIPTMLGLSGEKITSPDNKFMQPKFAHGIYLQSIGFLVDAEQASVWRGPMASKALEQLLNETLWPELDYLIVDMPPGTGDIQLTMAQKLPVTGAVVVTTPQDVALADAKKAISMFRQVKIPLLGLIENMSFYQCSHCGEQDDIFGTKGGVELAQRYQVRVLGQLPLQKDIRQQADLGEPIALKNQPVAEIYRTISQQLQFTLYQQLAQLHTSQTEIIITDD from the coding sequence ATGTTTAACTGGTTTAAATCGTCTAAAACCACACCGCTTCCTGCTGCTTTGCAGCAGTTTTTTCAAAGTTGGTTAGTAGTTGGCTCAGATATCATCTTAGCCAGCGTAATCAGCCAAGCGACACTTAAAGATAACAAATTAACCCTAACTTTGGCTTTGCCGTTAGCGACCATACAACCGACTTTACAACAAGCGCTTAACGACGCAGGCTTTGACTATAGCCTAATACTGAATGCTGACTATCAAGCACAGCCGGTTTTTAAGAAAATTAAACAAGTAATCTTAATTGCATCGGGAAAGGGCGGCGTAGGTAAGTCGACTACTGCGGTCAATCTGGCGTGTGCATTAGCATTAGATGGTGCCAAAGTTGGCTTATTAGATGCCGATATTTATGGGCCATCAATACCTACTATGCTAGGGTTGTCGGGTGAGAAAATTACCTCGCCCGATAATAAGTTTATGCAGCCTAAATTTGCTCATGGCATTTATTTACAGTCGATTGGTTTTTTAGTTGATGCCGAACAAGCTTCAGTATGGCGCGGCCCAATGGCCAGTAAAGCGTTAGAGCAATTATTAAATGAAACGCTGTGGCCAGAGCTTGATTATTTGATTGTTGATATGCCGCCAGGTACTGGAGATATTCAATTAACCATGGCGCAAAAACTACCCGTCACGGGTGCTGTAGTGGTGACAACGCCGCAAGATGTTGCATTGGCCGATGCCAAAAAAGCCATAAGTATGTTTCGCCAAGTTAAGATCCCATTGCTGGGGTTAATTGAAAATATGAGCTTTTACCAATGTAGCCATTGTGGCGAGCAAGATGATATTTTTGGCACTAAAGGTGGAGTAGAACTGGCACAGCGTTATCAAGTTCGGGTATTAGGCCAATTGCCATTACAGAAAGATATTCGCCAGCAGGCTGATTTAGGTGAACCTATTGCGCTAAAAAATCAGCCTGTAGCAGAAATATACCGTACAATCAGTCAACAGTTGCAATTTACGCTGTATCAACAACTTGCGCAGCTGCACACTAGCCAAACAGAAATAATTATAACGGACGACTAA
- the dcd gene encoding dCTP deaminase, which produces MRLCDRDIEQHLADGKIIIEPAPDADMISGVSVDIRLGNKFRVFQAHTAPYIDLSGPRAEVDKALNNVMSDEIYIADGDKFILHPGELALAMTLESVTLPDNIVGWLDGRSSLARLGLMVHVTAHRIDPGWSGNIVLEFINSGKLPLALRPQMKIGALNFELMTGSAARPYNKRLDAKYQQQTGAVASRIGHDDKN; this is translated from the coding sequence ATGAGACTGTGTGATCGCGATATTGAACAACATTTAGCTGACGGCAAAATTATTATTGAGCCAGCACCCGATGCGGATATGATAAGTGGTGTCAGTGTTGATATTCGCTTAGGAAATAAATTTCGGGTTTTTCAAGCGCATACCGCACCTTATATTGATTTAAGTGGCCCCAGAGCTGAAGTAGACAAAGCCTTAAATAATGTAATGAGTGATGAAATTTATATTGCCGATGGTGATAAGTTTATTCTTCACCCAGGTGAATTGGCGTTAGCAATGACATTAGAGTCAGTCACACTACCTGACAATATAGTCGGATGGTTAGATGGCAGATCTTCTTTGGCTCGTCTAGGCTTAATGGTGCATGTTACGGCACATCGAATAGATCCAGGCTGGTCTGGCAATATTGTTTTAGAATTTATAAATAGCGGCAAATTACCTTTAGCCTTGCGTCCGCAAATGAAAATAGGGGCGCTTAACTTTGAATTAATGACCGGTTCAGCAGCCAGACCTTATAACAAGAGACTGGATGCTAAATACCAACAACAGACAGGCGCAGTAGCCAGCCGTATTGGCCATGATGATAAAAATTAG
- a CDS encoding glutathione S-transferase family protein, translating into MKLFGSQTSPYVRRIRLALADTPYQLIMLNIFDGPDRATLIKYNPVRKVPMLLDGAQLVFDSGVIYRYLAEKFDWPKLSWAEENQVTVINAANDSMVELLLCKRSGLDIDPKKLFYSLQHERVEGAFKVLEQQVILGQYDQWNYSSIALYCLLDWALYRELISLDAFIHLEQFHQKNQQQPFVAESDPRLG; encoded by the coding sequence ATGAAACTTTTTGGTTCTCAAACCTCACCTTATGTTCGTCGGATCCGTTTAGCGCTAGCGGATACCCCTTATCAGCTGATCATGTTAAATATTTTTGATGGCCCTGATCGCGCAACCTTGATTAAATATAATCCGGTACGAAAAGTACCGATGTTATTAGATGGCGCCCAATTGGTATTTGATTCAGGAGTCATTTATCGCTATTTGGCTGAAAAATTTGATTGGCCTAAATTAAGCTGGGCAGAAGAAAATCAGGTTACGGTAATTAATGCCGCCAATGATTCTATGGTTGAATTATTGCTCTGTAAGCGTTCAGGCTTGGACATTGATCCCAAAAAACTATTTTATAGTTTACAACATGAGCGGGTAGAAGGGGCTTTTAAGGTACTTGAGCAACAAGTTATCTTAGGGCAATATGATCAATGGAATTACTCTTCCATAGCTTTATACTGTTTATTGGACTGGGCTTTGTATCGTGAGCTTATATCTTTAGATGCCTTTATTCATTTAGAACAATTTCATCAGAAAAATCAGCAACAGCCTTTTGTTGCTGAGAGTGACCCTAGACTAGGTTAG
- a CDS encoding YaeQ family protein, with the protein MALKATIFKIQLQIADMDRHYYQDHQLTLAQHPSENDQRMMVKLLAFVINASENMAFTKGLSSEDDEPELWDRDLNGDIALWVEFGQSEEKWLRKASGRAKQVQLFCYGGRSVPVWWKNNQQALARYQNLTIFDIPEAAVTEMAQLVSRNMVLQCNISEGQIWLSNDEKSVLIEPEVLQRAQNS; encoded by the coding sequence ATGGCTTTAAAAGCGACCATTTTTAAAATTCAGTTGCAAATTGCTGATATGGATCGACATTATTACCAAGATCACCAACTGACATTAGCCCAACATCCTTCAGAAAATGATCAGCGCATGATGGTAAAACTATTGGCATTTGTTATTAATGCCAGTGAAAACATGGCCTTTACTAAAGGTTTAAGCTCTGAGGATGATGAGCCTGAATTGTGGGATAGAGATTTAAATGGTGACATTGCGCTATGGGTTGAATTTGGCCAAAGCGAAGAGAAGTGGTTACGCAAAGCCAGTGGCCGCGCTAAACAAGTGCAATTGTTTTGTTATGGTGGTCGAAGCGTGCCAGTTTGGTGGAAAAACAACCAACAAGCATTAGCCCGCTATCAAAATTTAACTATATTTGATATTCCTGAAGCAGCCGTTACTGAGATGGCGCAATTAGTCAGTCGCAATATGGTGCTGCAATGTAATATTAGTGAGGGGCAAATTTGGCTATCTAATGACGAAAAAAGTGTGCTTATTGAGCCTGAAGTTTTACAACGTGCGCAAAACAGTTAA
- a CDS encoding MipA/OmpV family protein translates to MRVVSVGSVLGVALLSAPAVAESPAQGFLYGLGGGVNQEIYRGFKKRIIPIPVIGYKGDRLTVFGPFMTYDILRYGNFTVTGHLAPRFAGFDASDSDYFLGMAKRKMSLDAGVGASLRQDNWLLEVSTLFDVLDNSNGFEAKTAISYGQQVGAVRFEPKFSVDYSNSNLVDYYYGVRDNEATATRAAYRGEGTINYSAGLSMSTALFFNGMSRLGFKHTWYGSGISNSPLTHRDTGFSFSASWSTMF, encoded by the coding sequence ATGCGCGTAGTATCGGTAGGAAGTGTTTTGGGTGTAGCGTTACTGAGCGCGCCAGCTGTTGCAGAATCACCAGCACAAGGTTTTTTATACGGCTTAGGGGGTGGTGTTAACCAAGAGATTTATCGTGGCTTTAAAAAACGCATAATACCCATCCCTGTTATAGGTTACAAAGGAGACAGATTAACTGTTTTTGGTCCTTTTATGACTTATGACATACTTAGATATGGCAACTTTACGGTAACAGGGCACCTAGCACCACGGTTTGCTGGTTTTGACGCTTCCGACAGTGACTATTTTTTGGGTATGGCAAAGCGAAAAATGTCGCTTGATGCCGGAGTGGGCGCTTCACTGCGCCAAGATAATTGGTTACTTGAAGTTTCAACGTTATTCGATGTTTTAGATAATTCTAACGGATTTGAAGCTAAAACAGCCATTAGTTATGGTCAGCAAGTGGGCGCGGTAAGGTTTGAGCCTAAATTTTCTGTTGATTATAGTAATAGCAACTTGGTTGATTATTACTATGGTGTACGCGATAACGAAGCTACGGCTACGCGTGCCGCTTATCGGGGCGAAGGCACAATAAACTATTCTGCTGGATTATCGATGAGTACAGCGTTATTTTTTAATGGTATGTCACGACTAGGTTTTAAACATACTTGGTATGGCAGCGGTATTAGCAATAGCCCATTAACCCATCGCGATACCGGCTTTAGCTTTTCAGCATCATGGTCAACTATGTTTTAA
- a CDS encoding extracellular catalytic domain type 2 short-chain-length polyhydroxyalkanoate depolymerase, producing the protein MNLKATVILSVGLGTLLSVANAASVEETALPILQLVPQITLSGLSSGGYMAAQYHLAHAEQVSGAAILAAGPIYCAQNSLSTALGHCFNKPESSPDLAAIQQYLDKQQQDGNLASSKQLQNDKVWILNGSKDTTVLPKLGQLLAQQYQHFVSENNIQLISDKAFAHTFPTDRAELGSCDSSESPFIANCNYDAAGNFLTYLLAEIKPKVATTTGNLVSFNQHQLSDAAKQSLAETGYAYIPQSCASGESCRLHVSFHGCKQNAEFVDQAYVTNTDLNNYADSNNLVILYPQTTKSMFNPNACWDWWGYSGENYATREGVQIIAVNDMVDSLLNNGRN; encoded by the coding sequence ATGAACCTAAAAGCAACGGTTATCCTAAGTGTAGGCTTAGGCACCTTGTTGTCGGTAGCGAATGCCGCCTCAGTTGAAGAAACTGCACTGCCGATATTACAACTTGTCCCGCAAATCACACTCTCTGGGCTATCAAGTGGCGGTTATATGGCTGCACAATATCACCTAGCTCATGCAGAGCAAGTTTCGGGAGCTGCAATCTTGGCTGCAGGTCCTATTTATTGTGCCCAAAATAGTTTAAGCACTGCCCTTGGCCATTGCTTTAATAAACCAGAAAGCAGCCCTGACTTAGCGGCAATACAGCAGTATTTAGATAAGCAACAACAAGATGGCAATCTCGCTAGTAGCAAACAACTGCAAAATGATAAAGTTTGGATATTAAATGGCAGTAAAGATACAACGGTATTACCAAAGTTAGGTCAGTTACTAGCCCAGCAATATCAGCACTTTGTGTCTGAAAATAATATTCAACTGATAAGCGATAAAGCTTTCGCTCATACCTTTCCGACCGACCGTGCTGAATTAGGCAGTTGTGACAGCTCTGAATCACCTTTTATAGCGAATTGTAATTACGATGCAGCGGGTAATTTTTTAACCTATTTATTAGCTGAAATAAAGCCTAAAGTAGCGACAACCACCGGCAATTTAGTCAGCTTTAATCAACACCAATTATCAGATGCTGCCAAACAAAGCCTAGCAGAAACGGGTTATGCTTATATTCCGCAAAGTTGTGCTAGCGGTGAAAGCTGCCGCTTACATGTCAGCTTTCATGGTTGTAAGCAAAACGCTGAGTTTGTTGACCAGGCGTACGTGACGAATACTGATTTAAATAACTATGCCGATAGTAATAATTTAGTGATTTTATATCCACAAACCACAAAAAGTATGTTTAACCCTAATGCCTGCTGGGATTGGTGGGGCTATAGCGGTGAAAACTATGCCACTCGTGAGGGAGTACAAATTATTGCCGTTAATGACATGGTTGATAGCTTGTTAAATAATGGCCGAAATTGA
- a CDS encoding PilZ domain-containing protein, which translates to MLTKSDNRNYFRMMVNASVKLMINHPEVGRELDGICRDLSASGMSVDVDEPLEMGTLINVRLESANASVPPLDATAKVMRCSQEQEDCYQLGLAFIEMN; encoded by the coding sequence ATGTTAACTAAAAGTGATAACCGTAATTATTTTCGGATGATGGTTAATGCTAGCGTTAAGCTAATGATTAATCATCCTGAAGTTGGCCGAGAATTAGACGGTATTTGTCGGGATTTAAGTGCGTCTGGCATGTCGGTTGACGTTGATGAGCCGCTAGAAATGGGCACCTTGATTAATGTCAGACTGGAATCAGCTAATGCCAGTGTGCCACCCTTAGATGCAACAGCTAAAGTTATGCGTTGTAGTCAAGAGCAAGAAGATTGCTATCAGCTTGGATTAGCATTTATTGAGATGAATTAG
- a CDS encoding Nif3-like dinuclear metal center hexameric protein codes for MLDRNQLVSFLQTELQTERITDYCPNGLQVEGKQNIQRIVTGVTASQALIDAAINAKADAVLVHHGYFWKGESAVITGMKKRRLQSLLQHDINLLAYHLPLDIHPVLGNNAQLGKMLDVQHITPIAGLEPNGIVMQGEFVTAQTAIQVKRLLEQLLQRTVLLHEGGDSMIKKVAWCTGGGQGYIEQAVAAGAQLFITGEVSEQTIHVSRELGIHFIAAGHHATERYGIKALGEYIAKQFDVNVDFIDIDNPA; via the coding sequence ATGCTTGATAGAAATCAATTAGTCAGCTTTTTACAAACAGAATTGCAAACAGAACGGATTACAGATTATTGCCCGAATGGTTTGCAGGTTGAGGGAAAGCAAAATATTCAACGTATTGTTACTGGTGTTACGGCAAGCCAAGCCTTAATTGATGCCGCAATTAACGCTAAAGCCGATGCGGTTTTGGTGCATCATGGTTACTTTTGGAAAGGTGAGTCCGCTGTTATTACCGGGATGAAAAAACGCCGTTTACAAAGTCTTTTACAGCATGATATTAATTTACTAGCCTACCATTTACCCTTAGATATCCATCCAGTTTTGGGCAATAATGCACAGTTGGGTAAGATGTTAGATGTTCAACATATCACGCCAATAGCAGGCTTAGAGCCGAATGGTATTGTGATGCAAGGTGAATTTGTTACTGCGCAAACTGCCATACAAGTGAAGCGGCTATTAGAACAGCTATTACAGCGTACGGTATTGTTGCACGAAGGCGGTGATAGCATGATTAAAAAAGTGGCTTGGTGTACCGGCGGTGGTCAAGGCTATATTGAACAAGCGGTAGCGGCAGGTGCACAGTTATTTATTACCGGAGAAGTTTCTGAGCAAACCATTCATGTGTCCCGAGAGCTAGGAATACACTTTATTGCAGCGGGCCATCATGCAACGGAGCGCTATGGTATTAAAGCACTAGGTGAATATATTGCTAAGCAGTTTGATGTTAACGTTGATTTTATTGATATTGATAATCCAGCCTAA
- a CDS encoding methyltransferase domain-containing protein, producing the protein MQKPDRNFDDIAAKFGRNIYDTTKGKIRQQVLLRDLGQLAVLQQPCHILDVGAGQGQIALHLAAQGHSVLLTDISSEMLATAKQAADTLNLTTVDFQQISLSELVQQQQQKAQYKLILCHAMLEWLAEPEQAIAQLKQLLAPGGILSLMFYNIDAKRLSNIIYGNFAYVAADMQVKKKVRLSPQNPLQPNAVLSWCQAAGLTLIAKTGVRCFHDYLRNLEQQQTEFEQLLALELAYNRIEPYASLGRYQHLLLQG; encoded by the coding sequence ATGCAAAAGCCCGATCGTAATTTTGATGATATAGCGGCCAAATTTGGTCGTAATATTTATGACACCACCAAAGGTAAAATACGCCAGCAAGTATTGTTACGTGATCTTGGCCAATTAGCGGTATTACAACAGCCTTGTCATATTTTAGATGTCGGTGCAGGGCAGGGCCAAATAGCCTTGCATCTAGCTGCACAAGGTCATTCAGTATTATTAACCGATATCTCTAGTGAAATGTTGGCGACAGCTAAGCAAGCGGCTGATACATTAAATTTAACTACAGTGGATTTTCAACAAATATCATTGTCTGAACTAGTGCAGCAACAACAACAAAAAGCGCAGTATAAATTAATTTTATGCCACGCTATGTTGGAATGGTTAGCTGAGCCTGAACAAGCCATTGCACAGCTTAAGCAGCTATTAGCACCTGGCGGTATACTATCGTTAATGTTTTATAATATAGATGCCAAGCGTTTAAGTAATATTATTTATGGTAACTTTGCTTATGTGGCTGCAGATATGCAGGTTAAGAAAAAAGTACGTTTAAGCCCGCAAAATCCGCTACAACCTAATGCAGTGCTTTCTTGGTGTCAGGCGGCAGGCTTAACATTAATCGCTAAAACCGGGGTGCGTTGTTTTCACGATTACTTGCGTAATCTAGAGCAGCAACAAACGGAATTTGAACAGTTATTAGCCTTAGAGTTAGCCTATAACCGCATTGAGCCTTATGCTTCGCTAGGCCGTTATCAGCACTTGTTGTTACAAGGTTAA
- the tamB gene encoding autotransporter assembly complex protein TamB, producing MNWRRGLKWLNFTLFIPFLVIVLLMYMLLFTQLGLNFTVWLAEKFVPELTVKTSSGHLLGQLQLQDVQWQQDEHNSIVLKQLDIDVQVSCLLSGKVCINQILVDGITVNINSAETTTDEPSTSQAIFLPLPVAITTLAITDANIKLNGHQLTWQQLSASIDAWGSKLQLDDVLWQQVNFTPAPEDTSAVTVAIKSQQNSPAEPFSYQTLQLDDINLPLAVYISQFTLTDFTLHTATPQYISQLQFAMQAQKQQINVTQLHVQHPQLTVDANIKLNMTNNYPVSGQIDILVLDKLLAQQKLMINIDGDLADLNINAIATNNIQAQLAANLALLTDNLPIRASFTANEANTFTLDDNTTLSVKATKLELNGDLQQLLLSAKTNYHLTGIPAGSIDLIGSVTPINAKIDKLLIRGLGGKTQISAIVDWQQELQWQSDIQFNQINLGILLQDYPGRINGLLSQQGKLASDGSWLVNMSKLDINGEIRELPFTLRGDLQAQANNNADADKISQVANTHTNTNTNTNTNNLVNLELLNNISFNTKKLSLIHGDNSINFNGGLAEHWQLNADINIPDLSKSVADANGNVSGKITVSGARLTPNIAAGLQAADLHYQQFSLDMLQLDSQIQLAEQVSANINLVAKQGRYQHNTLEQLTINVQGNEQKHKANIELQSNIAQADITFSGQLNSDTNWLGQLNQARLSSAQGEWKLQQATAIQYDLAQQQATIAQHCWAQQQTMLCLEQQAIVSAAQGQLALTLDDFALSTLNSLLPAAIETDGEIHAKATASWQPNIAPKVAVTVQGANGNAKLNDAEVINLPWQSFNLQLDSAEQLTADFAIDFTDKASIKAQAVISELMQAERKLAAQLNITAFSLDFLQPLLDSSSDVTAEVNSELQFSGLLAAPDLTGKLSVDNIKIMGKRAPTSIENGSISLAFLGETAAITGNLNTPDGKILLTGDANWQDITDWHATMKLAGDALSLQVPNVSLKVKPDLTVDITPQLTLITGVVEVPSANISIDDLPQSAVGISSDTILLDEQGLPTQETDAAPIPIHTDIKVILTKGVQLQAFGLVTKLSGELSVKQQDKGPQIYGEVALVDGTFRSYGQDLLIRRGKLKFNGPVDQPYLDIEAIRNPESTEDGVIAGIKVVGPADEPIVTIFSEPSKPQANALSYLIAGRDIGSDSGSTSDALTTSLIGMSIASSSKLVGNIGAAFGINDLSLDTAGAGTNSQVTVSGHLSRDLELKYGYGIFNAVGEFTLRYRIMRRLYLESVSGLDNTVDLLYKFEFD from the coding sequence ATGAATTGGCGTCGTGGTTTAAAGTGGTTAAATTTCACTCTATTTATACCGTTTTTGGTAATAGTCTTGCTGATGTATATGCTGCTATTTACTCAATTAGGCTTAAATTTTACTGTTTGGCTGGCAGAGAAGTTTGTTCCTGAATTAACGGTTAAAACCAGCTCTGGTCATTTACTTGGCCAGTTACAATTACAAGATGTGCAATGGCAGCAAGATGAACACAATAGCATTGTGCTCAAACAGTTAGACATAGACGTACAAGTAAGCTGTTTACTCAGCGGCAAAGTTTGTATTAACCAGATACTTGTTGATGGTATAACCGTCAATATCAACAGTGCTGAAACCACAACTGATGAACCGAGCACTAGCCAAGCTATTTTCTTACCATTACCAGTTGCGATAACAACATTAGCCATTACTGATGCTAATATAAAGTTGAATGGACACCAGCTTACTTGGCAACAATTAAGTGCTAGCATTGATGCCTGGGGCAGTAAGCTACAACTTGATGATGTATTATGGCAACAGGTTAACTTTACCCCAGCCCCAGAAGATACCAGCGCTGTCACCGTTGCAATCAAAAGCCAGCAAAATAGCCCTGCTGAGCCCTTCTCTTATCAAACTTTACAACTTGACGATATTAATCTGCCGTTAGCGGTGTATATTAGTCAATTTACCCTAACTGATTTCACTTTACACACTGCAACCCCGCAATATATTTCGCAATTACAATTTGCAATGCAAGCACAGAAACAGCAAATCAATGTCACTCAACTGCATGTGCAACACCCACAATTAACGGTTGATGCTAATATCAAACTTAACATGACAAATAATTATCCTGTCAGCGGCCAAATTGATATTTTAGTGCTAGATAAACTCTTAGCGCAGCAGAAGCTAATGATTAATATTGATGGTGATCTGGCTGATTTAAATATTAACGCCATTGCGACTAATAACATTCAAGCCCAATTGGCAGCTAACTTGGCGTTATTAACCGACAATTTACCTATCCGCGCGAGTTTCACAGCTAATGAAGCGAACACCTTTACCCTAGATGACAATACCACACTCAGTGTTAAAGCGACCAAACTTGAACTGAACGGCGATTTACAACAATTATTGCTTAGCGCGAAAACTAACTATCATTTAACAGGCATTCCAGCCGGCTCTATTGATTTAATCGGCTCGGTAACGCCTATTAACGCTAAAATTGATAAATTATTAATACGCGGTTTAGGCGGTAAAACCCAGATTTCAGCAATAGTAGATTGGCAACAAGAACTACAATGGCAAAGTGATATCCAATTTAATCAGATTAATTTGGGTATATTATTGCAAGATTATCCTGGGCGGATTAATGGCCTGCTCAGCCAACAAGGAAAGTTAGCCAGTGATGGTAGCTGGTTGGTCAATATGTCTAAATTGGATATTAACGGTGAAATCCGTGAATTACCTTTTACATTGCGCGGCGATTTACAAGCCCAAGCTAACAACAACGCTGATGCAGATAAAATTAGTCAAGTTGCTAATACTCATACTAATACTAATACTAATACTAATACTAATAATCTTGTAAATTTAGAGCTGCTTAATAACATCAGTTTTAACACCAAAAAACTTAGCTTAATCCATGGTGACAACAGTATTAATTTTAACGGTGGCCTAGCAGAGCATTGGCAGTTAAATGCGGATATTAACATCCCTGATTTAAGTAAATCTGTTGCCGATGCAAACGGTAATGTCAGTGGTAAAATAACCGTATCCGGTGCCAGATTAACACCCAATATCGCGGCTGGCCTTCAAGCCGCCGACCTTCATTACCAACAATTTTCCTTAGATATGTTGCAACTTGATAGCCAAATACAGCTTGCAGAACAAGTATCAGCAAATATTAACCTTGTGGCAAAACAAGGTCGATATCAACACAATACCCTAGAGCAGTTAACTATTAATGTTCAGGGTAATGAACAAAAACATAAGGCCAACATTGAACTGCAAAGTAATATTGCCCAAGCTGATATTACATTTTCCGGTCAATTAAACAGTGATACAAACTGGCTGGGTCAATTGAATCAAGCACGGTTAAGCAGTGCTCAAGGTGAATGGAAACTACAACAAGCAACGGCAATCCAATACGATTTAGCCCAGCAGCAAGCCACGATAGCGCAACACTGCTGGGCGCAGCAACAAACAATGTTATGCCTAGAGCAACAAGCTATTGTCAGTGCTGCCCAAGGCCAGTTAGCACTGACGCTAGATGATTTTGCATTGTCGACCCTAAACTCATTACTCCCTGCAGCGATAGAAACAGACGGCGAAATACACGCCAAAGCAACCGCGAGTTGGCAGCCTAATATCGCACCTAAAGTAGCTGTAACGGTGCAAGGGGCTAACGGTAATGCCAAACTAAATGATGCTGAAGTGATTAATTTACCTTGGCAAAGTTTTAATCTGCAACTAGATAGCGCAGAGCAATTAACCGCCGATTTTGCTATTGATTTCACTGACAAAGCTAGCATTAAAGCCCAAGCAGTGATCTCAGAGTTAATGCAAGCCGAGCGTAAATTAGCTGCACAGCTTAATATCACGGCTTTTTCGTTAGACTTTTTGCAGCCGCTGTTAGATAGCAGCAGCGATGTCACTGCAGAGGTTAATAGTGAATTGCAATTTAGCGGATTATTAGCTGCGCCAGACTTAACCGGTAAACTTAGTGTCGACAACATTAAGATTATGGGAAAACGTGCGCCAACGTCGATAGAAAATGGCAGCATCAGCTTAGCGTTTTTAGGTGAAACGGCGGCTATTACCGGCAACTTAAACACCCCTGATGGCAAAATATTGTTAACCGGTGATGCTAATTGGCAAGATATTACTGACTGGCATGCCACGATGAAACTGGCAGGTGATGCCCTTAGTTTACAAGTACCTAATGTTAGCTTAAAAGTAAAACCGGATCTAACAGTTGATATTACGCCACAATTAACCCTTATAACCGGTGTGGTTGAAGTGCCCAGCGCCAATATCAGTATTGATGACTTACCACAAAGTGCGGTGGGTATTTCTAGTGATACTATTTTACTTGATGAACAAGGTTTACCTACGCAGGAAACCGATGCTGCACCTATCCCCATTCACACTGATATCAAGGTTATATTAACCAAAGGCGTTCAATTACAAGCCTTTGGCTTAGTCACTAAACTATCCGGTGAACTTTCGGTAAAACAACAAGATAAAGGCCCACAAATTTATGGTGAAGTGGCGTTAGTTGACGGTACTTTTCGCTCTTACGGCCAAGACTTACTCATTCGCCGCGGTAAACTAAAATTTAATGGTCCGGTTGATCAACCTTATTTAGATATTGAAGCCATCCGTAACCCAGAAAGTACTGAAGATGGGGTGATTGCCGGTATTAAAGTGGTTGGGCCTGCGGATGAGCCTATCGTCACCATATTCTCTGAGCCCAGTAAGCCGCAGGCTAATGCTTTATCTTATTTAATTGCCGGTCGTGATATTGGCAGTGATTCAGGCAGTACCTCAGATGCACTCACTACCAGTTTAATCGGCATGAGTATCGCGTCTAGCAGTAAGTTGGTGGGTAATATTGGTGCGGCGTTCGGTATTAATGACTTAAGTTTAGATACCGCCGGTGCAGGTACTAACTCGCAAGTAACGGTCAGTGGCCATTTATCTCGCGATTTAGAGCTTAAATATGGCTATGGTATTTTTAATGCTGTCGGTGAATTTACCCTGCGTTATCGAATTATGCGTCGGCTGTATTTAGAGTCGGTTTCAGGCTTAGATAACACTGTCGATTTATTATATAAATTTGAATTTGATTAA